From Bacteroidales bacterium, one genomic window encodes:
- a CDS encoding efflux RND transporter permease subunit, translating to MSLYSSAVKNPISTALIFVAIAILGIFAFTKLPIDLYPHIESNSIMVMTSYAGASASDIESNVTKPIENTLNSVSYLKHLTSQSRENISVVTCEFKYGRDIDVATNDIRDKLEMVKSSLPDAAGNPIIFKFSSDDIPIIVLSVTAKESMPGLYKLLDDKVVNTLARTPGVGSVSIMGVPKREIKVYCDPYKLDAYNIPIESIASIIGTENLNMPAGSIDIGSNNYSLRVQKEFGSAQEMENIVVGSYGGRTVYLKDVARVVDGMEERSQESYISGKKGGMIVIQKQTGANSVEIARQVEKMLPQIESTLPSDVKIGEIVNTSDNIVRTIGSLKETIFITLALVMLVVFVFLGRWRATLIIITTIPVSLLASMAYLLATGNTLNIISMSSLSIAIGMVVDDAIVVLENVTTHIERGSSPKQAAVYATNEVALSVVASTLTVLAVFLPLTMISGLSGIMFRQLGWMVSIIMVVSLLCALALTPMMCSQMLRLKNKKTKLHEALFTPIDKGLNALNRGYAKLLDWAVHHRRQVVFIATGIFVGVLAICGPFIKSEFFPQQDNARISVKVELPVGTRQEITRDFALMLQQRFMKLEPEIEVNSVSEGTADSDNLFASLQSNGTNIINFNIRLCSVEKRKRGLTELSDVLRNELAKYPQIRKSQVIAGGQQGGMGGQQGVEIDIYGYDFNATDAAAQEVVKQFKSFKGVQQVLVSRDAYTPEYRVNLDREKVAINGLNTATVSQYLRNRINGATASEFREEGDEYDIKVRYAPEYRQSVEDIENITVYNSQGKGIKIRELGKVEEEMTPPTIERKDRQRYISVTAALPKGMASSDLLNGIQQKLNNVHFPAGISWQVGGTYEDQKDMYSDLFTLLILIVLLVFIVMAAQFESLTYPFVIMMAVPFAFVGVVIGLAITGTPMSVMAMIGVIMLIGIVVKNGIVLVDYTNLQRERGMGITQAVVTAGHSRLRPVLMTTLTTVLGMIPLAAGTGEGSEMWKGMGLTVAWGLSVSTVITLVLVPTVYAIFAGNGVKHQRKKDKKRIKALEAAKVSVPEPNA from the coding sequence ATGAGTTTATATTCATCGGCGGTTAAGAATCCAATTTCCACCGCGCTGATATTTGTGGCCATAGCAATCTTGGGAATCTTTGCTTTTACAAAGCTGCCCATAGATTTGTATCCGCATATAGAGAGTAATTCCATTATGGTTATGACCTCTTATGCAGGTGCAAGTGCTTCAGATATAGAAAGTAATGTAACCAAGCCAATTGAGAATACTCTTAATAGCGTGAGTTATCTTAAGCATTTAACTTCCCAGTCTAGAGAGAATATCTCTGTTGTAACATGCGAGTTTAAGTATGGAAGAGATATTGATGTTGCAACAAATGATATCAGAGATAAACTGGAGATGGTAAAATCCTCCTTGCCTGATGCTGCGGGAAACCCGATAATTTTTAAATTTTCATCTGATGATATTCCTATCATAGTTCTCTCTGTTACTGCTAAAGAGAGCATGCCTGGTTTGTATAAATTGTTGGATGACAAGGTTGTAAATACGCTGGCAAGAACTCCGGGCGTTGGCTCCGTTTCTATCATGGGCGTTCCAAAGAGAGAGATAAAAGTTTATTGCGATCCTTACAAACTGGATGCATACAATATTCCAATAGAATCTATCGCGAGCATAATAGGCACAGAAAATTTGAATATGCCTGCCGGCTCAATAGATATTGGCTCAAACAACTATTCCCTAAGAGTGCAAAAAGAATTTGGTTCCGCGCAGGAGATGGAGAATATTGTTGTTGGCAGCTATGGCGGCAGAACCGTTTATTTAAAGGATGTTGCAAGGGTTGTTGATGGAATGGAGGAGCGTTCGCAAGAGAGTTATATCAGCGGAAAGAAGGGTGGAATGATTGTAATTCAAAAGCAGACCGGCGCTAACTCTGTGGAAATTGCAAGGCAGGTAGAGAAGATGCTTCCTCAAATAGAAAGCACTCTTCCTTCTGACGTTAAGATTGGTGAAATTGTAAATACGTCAGATAACATTGTAAGAACTATCGGGAGTTTGAAAGAGACTATTTTCATTACTCTTGCTTTGGTTATGCTTGTTGTCTTTGTCTTCTTGGGAAGATGGAGGGCAACTTTGATAATCATTACTACCATACCTGTCTCTTTGCTGGCGTCTATGGCTTATTTGCTTGCTACGGGTAACACGCTGAATATCATCTCAATGAGTTCACTGTCAATTGCGATTGGAATGGTGGTGGATGATGCGATAGTGGTGTTGGAGAACGTGACCACCCACATAGAACGGGGAAGTTCTCCAAAGCAGGCGGCGGTTTATGCTACCAATGAGGTTGCGCTTTCCGTTGTGGCATCCACACTTACAGTACTTGCCGTCTTCTTGCCTTTAACCATGATTAGCGGATTGAGCGGAATTATGTTCAGGCAGCTTGGCTGGATGGTCAGCATCATTATGGTTGTATCATTGTTGTGCGCACTTGCTCTTACTCCAATGATGTGTTCTCAGATGTTAAGGCTTAAAAACAAAAAGACTAAATTACATGAGGCGCTGTTCACTCCTATTGATAAGGGACTCAATGCTTTAAATAGAGGATATGCTAAGCTGCTGGACTGGGCTGTTCATCACAGAAGACAAGTTGTTTTCATCGCGACAGGAATTTTTGTTGGCGTGCTTGCTATCTGCGGTCCGTTTATTAAGAGCGAATTTTTCCCGCAGCAGGATAATGCCAGAATTTCCGTAAAGGTGGAATTACCTGTCGGGACAAGACAAGAAATTACAAGAGACTTTGCCCTTATGCTTCAGCAAAGATTCATGAAGCTGGAGCCTGAGATTGAGGTGAATTCAGTTTCTGAAGGTACGGCGGACAGCGACAATTTGTTTGCTTCCTTGCAGAGCAACGGTACAAATATTATAAATTTCAACATCCGTCTTTGCAGCGTTGAGAAGAGAAAGAGGGGGCTTACAGAACTTTCAGATGTGTTAAGAAATGAACTTGCAAAGTATCCGCAAATACGTAAATCACAGGTAATTGCAGGAGGACAGCAGGGAGGCATGGGAGGACAGCAAGGTGTTGAGATTGATATTTACGGATATGATTTTAACGCTACAGATGCTGCCGCACAGGAAGTTGTAAAGCAGTTCAAATCATTCAAAGGTGTTCAGCAGGTTTTGGTCAGCAGGGATGCATACACTCCTGAGTACAGAGTAAACCTGGATAGAGAGAAAGTTGCAATTAACGGTTTGAATACCGCTACTGTTTCACAATACTTAAGGAACAGAATTAACGGCGCTACTGCTTCTGAATTTAGAGAGGAAGGTGATGAGTATGATATTAAAGTCAGATATGCTCCTGAGTACAGACAATCCGTAGAGGATATTGAAAATATCACAGTATATAACTCTCAGGGTAAAGGAATAAAAATCAGAGAGTTAGGTAAGGTTGAAGAAGAGATGACACCTCCTACGATTGAGAGAAAAGACAGACAAAGATATATCTCCGTAACTGCCGCACTTCCAAAGGGAATGGCTTCCAGTGATTTGCTAAATGGTATTCAGCAAAAGTTAAACAATGTGCATTTCCCTGCCGGAATATCTTGGCAAGTCGGAGGAACTTATGAGGATCAGAAAGATATGTATTCCGATTTGTTCACTTTGTTGATTCTAATTGTCTTGCTGGTATTCATTGTAATGGCTGCGCAGTTTGAATCGCTTACCTATCCGTTTGTTATAATGATGGCGGTACCGTTTGCGTTTGTTGGAGTAGTCATAGGACTCGCCATCACCGGAACGCCAATGAGCGTCATGGCCATGATTGGTGTCATCATGCTAATTGGTATTGTTGTTAAAAACGGTATTGTGCTTGTGGACTATACCAACCTGCAAAGAGAGCGCGGAATGGGTATCACTCAGGCAGTTGTAACGGCGGGACACTCCAGACTAAGACCCGTTCTTATGACAACATTAACAACAGTGCTGGGTATGATTCCTCTTGCAGCAGGAACAGGTGAAGGCTCAGAGATGTGGAAAGGCATGGGACTTACAGTAGCATGGGGCTTAAGTGTCTCCACTGTAATTACCTTGGTTTTGGTCCCGACAGTTTATGCAATCTTTGCCGGCAACGGAGTTAAACACCAAAGGAAAAAAGATAAAAAACGCATCAAGGCCCTAGAAGCCGCAAAAGTTTCCGTCCCGGAACCCAATGCTTAA
- a CDS encoding helix-turn-helix transcriptional regulator — translation MENNNLATAVSGNSAENATRVEMHLDNFAAESGGFCYKNQLLIMGGNQFNEKKLKDVMKKFPPVKLNVMSFILILEGEMKITLDYIDHSFKKNTLIVISPFNTITSSAISPNCRYYVIMVTRDFAQDTMMERRPIPMGHFMNLGNKTGFQLNDKEMEVIKRCTENIYNFIQQKENIFLGEILHSAFYIFSMQVANYFSSINNTQNLQTDSRKDELIRKFLGLIIKYGEAEHYPEFYADKLCITVQYLSLILKEQTDNTAKHWIANNLIVRAKTMLRMPGASIPQIAEKLHFADQSSFGKFFKKHVGMSPKKYMQEN, via the coding sequence ATGGAGAATAATAATCTGGCAACTGCCGTAAGTGGGAATTCAGCGGAAAACGCAACAAGGGTAGAAATGCATCTTGATAATTTTGCCGCGGAGTCCGGCGGATTTTGCTACAAAAATCAGCTGCTAATTATGGGGGGCAATCAGTTTAATGAAAAGAAGCTTAAGGATGTAATGAAAAAATTTCCTCCAGTAAAATTAAACGTCATGAGCTTTATTCTGATACTGGAAGGGGAAATGAAAATTACTTTGGACTACATAGACCACTCATTTAAAAAAAACACTCTAATAGTTATATCACCGTTTAACACAATAACCAGTTCTGCTATCTCCCCAAATTGCAGATACTACGTTATAATGGTGACAAGAGATTTTGCACAAGACACAATGATGGAACGTCGCCCCATTCCAATGGGACACTTTATGAACCTTGGCAATAAAACAGGTTTTCAGCTGAATGACAAGGAGATGGAGGTAATAAAAAGGTGTACGGAAAACATTTATAATTTTATACAGCAAAAAGAGAATATATTTCTGGGGGAAATTCTTCACTCCGCTTTTTACATTTTTTCCATGCAAGTCGCCAATTATTTCTCTAGCATCAACAACACACAAAACTTGCAAACCGATAGCCGCAAAGATGAGCTTATAAGAAAGTTTTTGGGATTGATTATAAAGTACGGAGAAGCAGAGCATTATCCAGAGTTCTATGCAGATAAGTTGTGCATCACGGTACAATACTTATCTCTAATACTAAAAGAACAAACGGATAATACGGCAAAACACTGGATTGCAAACAATCTGATTGTCAGGGCAAAAACAATGCTGCGCATGCCGGGCGCATCCATCCCGCAGATAGCGGAAAAACTGCATTTTGCAGACCAGTCATCTTTTGGAAAATTCTTTAAGAAACATGTTGGCATGTCCCCAAAGAAGTACATGCAAGAGAATTAA
- a CDS encoding glycosyltransferase family 2 protein: MKKVAVVILNWNGKSFLQKYLPPLLLSVKEHLSNAESSANANAESSANANAEISANADAEFSNKANSESFGKVNSPTDSYAVSVIVADNGSTDGSEEFVRTVEGVGYIPLGKNWGFPGGYNRAFKQIYADYYVLLNSDILTPDGWLNPLFNFMEAHKEAGVCQPKMLSLTRHLEIIEESVGSKKNNLAEAEKNRLPNIEKLNPAEEKKEVFEYAGAAGGFIDRWGFPFCRGRILSSVEEDSGQYNDPRKIFWASGACMMVRSTLYHRLGGLDESFFAHMEEIDFCWRAALMGSQIWAVPESYVYHLGGGTLPNNSPRKLYLNYRNNLLMLRKNLPEPRGGIKLFGRTFRLFSIRGSRLLIRKFLDGLSAIAYILQGKFSYCGAVWKAHRDYGKMKRALKPSPRLDGLRGPNGKSCRSIYCVNGVYPHSIIRKFFCGCRKFSDLRF, from the coding sequence ATGAAAAAAGTTGCCGTAGTAATATTAAATTGGAACGGCAAGTCCTTCTTACAGAAGTACTTGCCGCCCCTTTTATTGAGCGTAAAGGAACATCTTTCAAACGCTGAAAGTTCCGCAAACGCAAACGCTGAAAGTTCCGCAAACGCAAATGCTGAAATTTCCGCAAACGCAGATGCTGAATTTTCCAACAAGGCAAATTCTGAAAGTTTTGGCAAAGTAAATTCTCCGACGGACTCTTATGCTGTTTCTGTGATTGTCGCGGACAACGGTTCAACAGATGGTTCTGAAGAATTTGTCCGTACAGTTGAAGGCGTCGGGTATATCCCTCTTGGAAAAAACTGGGGATTCCCGGGCGGTTACAACAGAGCTTTTAAACAAATTTACGCAGATTACTACGTCCTTTTAAATTCTGATATTTTGACTCCCGACGGCTGGTTGAATCCGCTGTTTAATTTTATGGAGGCCCACAAAGAGGCGGGAGTTTGTCAGCCAAAAATGCTCTCGCTCACAAGACATCTGGAAATAATTGAAGAATCTGTCGGGAGCAAAAAAAATAACTTAGCAGAGGCAGAAAAAAACAGACTGCCAAATATTGAAAAGCTTAATCCAGCAGAGGAGAAGAAAGAAGTCTTTGAGTATGCGGGAGCGGCCGGCGGATTTATTGACAGATGGGGATTTCCTTTCTGCCGCGGAAGGATTCTTTCTAGTGTGGAAGAGGATAGCGGGCAATACAATGATCCACGCAAAATCTTCTGGGCATCAGGAGCTTGCATGATGGTACGCAGCACGCTTTACCACAGGCTCGGAGGGCTGGACGAGAGTTTTTTTGCACACATGGAGGAGATTGATTTTTGCTGGAGAGCTGCACTGATGGGGAGTCAGATTTGGGCAGTACCGGAGAGTTATGTGTATCACTTGGGAGGAGGGACGCTGCCAAATAATTCTCCACGCAAACTTTATCTTAATTACCGAAATAATTTGTTGATGCTGCGGAAAAATTTACCGGAGCCAAGGGGCGGGATAAAATTATTCGGACGTACTTTTAGATTATTCAGCATACGCGGGTCCAGATTGCTCATCCGTAAATTCTTGGACGGACTTTCTGCAATCGCGTACATCCTGCAAGGTAAATTTTCTTACTGCGGCGCAGTATGGAAGGCACATAGGGACTATGGAAAAATGAAGCGCGCACTTAAGCCTTCTCCCCGCTTGGACGGACTCCGCGGACCAAACGGAAAATCCTGCCGCTCAATTTATTGCGTAAACGGAGTATATCCGCACAGCATCATCCGCAAATTCTTCTGCGGATGCAGAAAGTTCTCAGATTTAAGATTCTAG
- a CDS encoding TetR/AcrR family transcriptional regulator, producing the protein MIRKEQIMETAFDVFAERGIKGVSMDEIVKTLKISKKTLYDYFSNKEDLVLQSCQFKLNGLKKRLDYISTSLDNSLEVIVFGALEGFKFFHVSGENFKRDAYGDPELQKLFSSTKEELDKRGMRIIKRGVEEGMIEKEQNFDVLVSLFRQQLLDAKADHKMPGTPEKICFDFITTVLRGICTDKGKKVIDELRAKYN; encoded by the coding sequence ATGATTAGAAAAGAGCAAATAATGGAGACAGCTTTTGATGTTTTTGCAGAGCGCGGCATCAAGGGCGTGAGCATGGATGAGATTGTGAAAACTCTTAAAATATCTAAAAAGACACTTTATGATTATTTCTCCAATAAGGAGGATTTGGTTTTGCAAAGTTGCCAGTTTAAACTTAACGGATTGAAGAAGCGGCTTGATTACATTAGCACCTCTTTGGATAATTCTCTAGAAGTCATAGTATTTGGAGCTTTGGAAGGTTTTAAATTTTTTCATGTTTCCGGTGAGAATTTTAAGAGGGATGCTTACGGAGACCCTGAGCTTCAAAAGTTATTTTCAAGCACAAAAGAGGAGTTGGATAAAAGAGGAATGCGGATAATCAAAAGGGGAGTGGAAGAGGGAATGATAGAGAAGGAGCAGAATTTTGATGTATTGGTCTCTCTGTTCCGTCAGCAACTTTTGGATGCAAAGGCTGATCACAAAATGCCCGGGACTCCGGAGAAAATTTGTTTTGACTTTATAACAACCGTATTAAGAGGTATTTGCACAGACAAAGGCAAAAAGGTAATAGATGAGCTGAGGGCCAAGTATAATTAA
- a CDS encoding lactoylglutathione lyase translates to MEHTKITKIAARFDHMNIDVSNLERSIEFYDKALGLKEVGHRIVAPDGSFIIVYLGEMVEEQAGKDNNTYSGFRLELTWLRAHANRPYELGENETHLCVRVPGDYDKTREYHRAMGCICYENEAMGLYFIHDPDDYWIEVLPLK, encoded by the coding sequence ATGGAACATACAAAAATCACAAAAATTGCGGCACGCTTTGACCACATGAACATAGACGTTTCCAACCTTGAACGCAGTATTGAATTTTATGATAAAGCGCTTGGACTGAAAGAAGTTGGACATCGTATTGTAGCTCCCGACGGCTCCTTCATAATCGTTTATCTTGGTGAGATGGTGGAAGAACAAGCAGGAAAAGACAATAATACATATAGCGGTTTCCGCCTGGAACTTACATGGTTACGGGCACATGCAAACAGACCTTATGAACTTGGAGAAAATGAGACTCACTTGTGTGTTCGCGTCCCAGGAGATTATGACAAGACACGTGAATATCACCGCGCCATGGGTTGCATTTGCTATGAAAATGAGGCAATGGGGTTGTACTTTATTCATGACCCTGATGATTACTGGATTGAGGTTTTGCCTTTGAAGTAA
- a CDS encoding transposase, with amino-acid sequence METTRNTCTTGDCNVYHVMLRGVDGKPLFLKDADYRKFLFLLNKRLNEFSASLYGFVLMTNHVHLLMKCYDIKSLINVLTNGYTGYFVNTYKQYSALFGTPKIIEKPSEEFMGENLWYILNNPVKEGMSKTPGGYKYSSYLFYTRRKTKISSLINVDCSFVKEHYQSMSELNEDLKEDLRRSKSKKKFRKSYGLKYNGWNKWRMGSKQ; translated from the coding sequence ATGGAGACAACAAGAAATACCTGCACTACCGGGGACTGCAACGTTTACCATGTGATGCTAAGAGGAGTGGATGGCAAGCCTCTTTTTTTAAAGGATGCAGATTATAGGAAATTTTTATTTCTGCTTAACAAGAGGCTGAATGAATTTAGTGCATCGCTCTATGGATTTGTACTGATGACAAATCATGTACATTTGCTTATGAAGTGTTATGATATAAAATCTTTAATCAATGTATTAACTAACGGATATACAGGATATTTCGTTAATACGTACAAACAATATTCTGCTCTGTTTGGAACTCCAAAAATTATTGAAAAACCGTCTGAGGAATTTATGGGAGAAAATCTTTGGTACATTTTAAATAATCCTGTGAAAGAAGGTATGAGTAAAACCCCTGGCGGCTATAAATACAGTTCATACCTATTTTACACTAGGCGAAAAACAAAAATATCAAGTCTAATAAATGTAGATTGTAGTTTTGTTAAGGAGCACTATCAATCTATGTCTGAGCTAAATGAGGATTTAAAAGAGGATTTGAGGAGGAGTAAGTCTAAAAAGAAGTTTAGGAAATCCTATGGTCTAAAATATAATGGATGGAATAAGTGGAGAATGGGCAGTAAACAGTAA
- a CDS encoding efflux RND transporter periplasmic adaptor subunit, translating to MNFLAAIALFGAVMAGASSCGQSKKDKAAAQADSLKVQDVTVTKISAQDVDQIETFTGTVEGYNTNNISPKMGARIQRIFVEVGDHVARGQRLAIMDAASLTQAKLQMQNNKQEFERSKQLYEVGGTSKSDYDARKMAYDVSLSNYQNLAENTYLISPISGVVVARNYDQGDMFNLGGQPLFTVDQIRPVKIKVNVSEELFNSIKKGMNVDVQLDVFGNEVFKGKVHLVYPSVDATSRTFPVEITIENQNERVRPGMFARVTFNYGKEHHVVVPDVSVVKQIGSGDRYVYTVVDGKVVYKKVDLGRQFGKLYEVKSGLTEGDEVIVEGQSVVNNGEKVNAKEGEPASFTPDKFEE from the coding sequence ATGAATTTTCTTGCTGCCATTGCGCTTTTTGGAGCTGTGATGGCAGGGGCTTCTTCTTGCGGGCAGAGCAAGAAAGATAAGGCTGCTGCACAAGCTGATTCTCTTAAGGTACAGGATGTTACCGTTACAAAGATTTCTGCTCAGGATGTTGACCAGATAGAAACTTTTACCGGCACGGTAGAGGGATACAATACAAATAATATCTCTCCAAAGATGGGTGCAAGAATTCAGAGAATTTTTGTTGAGGTTGGAGATCATGTTGCCCGCGGACAGAGATTGGCGATAATGGATGCGGCTTCTCTTACCCAGGCAAAACTTCAGATGCAAAATAACAAGCAGGAGTTTGAGCGTTCTAAGCAGCTGTATGAAGTTGGAGGCACCTCAAAATCAGATTATGACGCGCGCAAGATGGCTTATGATGTCTCTTTGTCCAACTATCAGAATTTGGCTGAGAACACATATTTGATTAGCCCGATTTCAGGTGTTGTTGTTGCAAGAAATTATGATCAGGGAGATATGTTTAATCTTGGCGGACAGCCTTTGTTTACCGTTGATCAAATTCGTCCTGTGAAGATTAAAGTTAATGTTTCCGAGGAGCTGTTTAACAGTATTAAAAAAGGAATGAATGTGGATGTGCAGCTGGATGTGTTTGGGAATGAGGTGTTTAAAGGTAAGGTGCATCTGGTATATCCTTCTGTTGATGCAACAAGCAGAACTTTCCCGGTTGAGATTACTATAGAAAATCAGAATGAGCGCGTACGTCCGGGTATGTTTGCAAGAGTTACATTTAATTATGGAAAAGAGCATCATGTAGTTGTTCCTGATGTTTCTGTTGTTAAGCAAATTGGCAGCGGCGACCGTTATGTTTATACAGTTGTTGACGGAAAGGTTGTTTATAAGAAAGTTGACCTTGGAAGGCAGTTTGGAAAATTGTATGAAGTTAAGAGCGGACTTACTGAGGGAGATGAGGTAATAGTTGAGGGACAGAGCGTTGTAAATAACGGAGAGAAGGTAAATGCAAAGGAGGGAGAGCCTGCATCTTTTACTCCCGACAAATTTGAAGAGTAG
- a CDS encoding TolC family protein: MEKRFLKFVVVAGMAVFLSAGAFAHSVAANVQAGGQAAASDTLALTLDEALQIAKSQSLTVKIADKEIQKTGYAKSGSYSSLFPQINFSGAYQRTIKKQVMYMKIDTVTRSFAVGTANVYNMGFSASMPLINFPLWKSLEISGKNVDLAVEQARSSRQDLIDQVQQAFYTCLLASDSYDVYRENYNNAVHSYKDAKAKYESGRSAKYDMIRAEVTMQNAEPSMYDAQNSMVLAMWKLKALIGIDLNTNIKCIGKLSDYKDVLKDVSIAADTTMLEKNSSLKQLDIQSDILSRTYKMQLAQYYPSLNASLSYSWIAMAEDFKFKDYKWNPYSVGGLSLVVPIFSGGQRWYNLKQTKVQQEELDLQRENARRNLVVAVKQGLSSLETAIKQYNAAQASIEGAKTGYEIAQKRYEIGSGTLLEMNDAQLALLQAKLNLNQSIYTYLVAKSSLDKVLGVNVNDEAEYNPQRRELIKKLPAAEKEHPAAADNKSEENK, encoded by the coding sequence ATGGAAAAAAGATTTTTAAAATTTGTTGTAGTTGCGGGAATGGCTGTGTTTTTATCAGCCGGAGCTTTTGCTCATTCTGTTGCAGCAAATGTTCAGGCCGGCGGGCAGGCGGCTGCAAGCGATACGCTTGCGCTGACATTGGATGAGGCTTTGCAAATTGCAAAGAGCCAGAGCCTTACTGTTAAGATTGCAGACAAGGAGATTCAAAAGACCGGTTATGCAAAGAGCGGAAGTTATTCATCTTTGTTCCCACAAATTAATTTCAGCGGAGCATATCAGCGCACCATCAAAAAACAGGTGATGTATATGAAAATTGATACTGTAACCAGGTCTTTTGCAGTTGGTACCGCAAACGTTTACAATATGGGATTTTCCGCCTCCATGCCTTTGATTAATTTTCCGCTTTGGAAGAGTTTGGAAATTTCCGGAAAGAATGTGGACCTTGCAGTTGAGCAGGCACGTTCCTCCAGGCAAGACCTTATAGATCAGGTACAACAAGCTTTTTATACTTGTTTGCTTGCTTCAGATTCTTATGATGTCTACAGAGAGAATTATAATAACGCCGTGCACAGTTACAAAGATGCAAAGGCAAAATATGAGAGCGGCAGAAGTGCAAAATATGATATGATACGTGCGGAAGTTACCATGCAGAATGCAGAGCCGAGCATGTATGATGCGCAAAACAGCATGGTGCTGGCAATGTGGAAATTAAAAGCCCTTATTGGAATTGATTTAAATACAAATATTAAGTGCATTGGAAAATTGTCTGACTATAAAGATGTCTTGAAGGATGTTTCAATTGCAGCTGATACTACAATGCTGGAGAAAAACTCTTCATTAAAACAACTTGATATCCAGAGCGATATATTAAGCAGGACTTACAAGATGCAGCTTGCGCAGTATTATCCAAGTCTTAATGCTTCATTGTCTTATTCCTGGATTGCGATGGCGGAGGATTTTAAATTCAAAGATTATAAATGGAATCCTTATTCAGTTGGAGGTCTTTCTCTTGTAGTTCCAATCTTCAGCGGCGGCCAGAGATGGTACAATTTGAAACAGACAAAAGTGCAGCAGGAAGAGCTGGATTTGCAGAGGGAAAACGCAAGAAGGAATTTGGTGGTTGCAGTTAAACAAGGACTTAGCTCTTTGGAAACGGCTATCAAACAGTACAATGCCGCGCAGGCTTCTATAGAGGGGGCAAAGACAGGGTATGAAATTGCGCAGAAAAGATATGAAATTGGAAGCGGCACATTGCTGGAGATGAATGATGCTCAGCTTGCTCTTTTGCAGGCCAAGCTTAATCTTAATCAGTCCATCTACACTTATCTTGTAGCAAAGTCTTCTCTTGATAAAGTGCTGGGCGTTAATGTAAATGATGAGGCTGAATATAATCCTCAAAGGAGAGAGCTGATTAAGAAATTACCTGCTGCTGAGAAGGAACATCCAGCGGCGGCTGATAATAAGAGTGAAGAAAATAAATAG